DNA sequence from the Flavobacteriales bacterium genome:
CTTTTGTCTCAACAAAAAGAATAATCTTATTTACTTCCCTTTTCCAACTTTTAAAGGATTCTCATTTATTTCTGTGTCCATTTGTCGGTTTCTAAACACATCTATGGCTTGGTAAACTGCCGAACGAAACGATTGCTCGTTCGCTATATTTTTTCCAGCAATATCGTAAGCAACTCCATGGTCTGGAGAGGTTCTAATAACGTTTAATCCTGCTGTAAAATTAACTCCCTCGCCAAACGATAAGGTCTTAAATGGCACCAACCCTTGATCATGGTACATAGCAAGTATGGCATCAAATTTTCTGTAACTGCCCGAACCAAAAAACCCATCAGCAGGGTAGGGACCAAAAACTTGTAAACCGATACTTTTTGCACTATTAATTGCAGGAGTAATTATTTCTTGTTCTTCTTTACCTATCAAACCATTATCACCAGCGTGTGGATTTAATCCTAAAACAGCTATACGCGGACTATTAATAGCAAAATCTTGAACCAAGCTTTTACTTAAAATTTTTAGTTTGGTAAAAATTTTATCAACTGTAATGTTTTTTGCTATTTCTTTAACAGGAATATGGTTTGTTGCTATTCCAACTCGTAACGAATCATTGTTTAATAACATCAATGATTCTCCTTCAAATTTCTCTGTTAAATACTCTGTGTGTCCAGCAAAATTAAATTCCTCTGATTGAATATTATCTTTGTTTATTGGTGCAGTTACTAAAGCATCTATTTTGCCATCGAACAAGTCCTTACACGCTGCTTCCAACGATAAAAAAGCATATTTTCCAGCACTTTCAGTTGATGTGCCCAAGTTTAATTCAACTTCTTCACTCCAACAACTAACCATATTCGCTTTTTTAGGACTAGCTTCATCTGCATTATTTATTTTATTGAAGCTAAATTCACCAACATCCAACGTTTTTCTATAATTGTTTGCCAGTTTGGTTGAGCCATAAACTATTGGTGTACACAATTCCAATATCTGCTGATCCATAAAGGTTTTAATTATTACCTCTAAGCCAACACCATTGTGGTCGCCAATACTTACGCCAATTCGGATTTTATCGTTTGTTCGTTTCGACATGTTTTTCTAGTTGCTAGTTTCTTGTTTACTTCCGACTTCGGTCTTCCAACTTCAATCTTAATTAATAATTTTTAATAAAATCATAGAATAATCTAACACCAACACCTGTTCCACCTTGTGAAATATAATCAACTGGCTTTTTGATAAAAGCTGGACCAGCAATATCTAAATGGATGTATGGATAATCGGTAAATTTCTCTAAAAACTTCCCTGCTGTTATTGCTCCTCCTGCACCATTTCCAAGGTTGGTCATGTCAGCAATACTTGATTTTAATTGCTCGCTATATTCGTCCCAAAATGGGAATTCAACAATTCTTTCGTAAACTTTATTTCCACTGTCTTTTAGTTTTTTCATGATTTTTTCATCAGCATTTCCCATTGCAACAACGCCATAATGACCAATTGCATTTGCTGCCGCACCAGTAAGTGTTGCTGCATCTAAAACCAATTCGGGCTTATATTTTTGTGCATAACTCAACGCATCAGCTAAAATCATACGTCCCTCAGCGTCGGTATTTAATACTTCAACAGTTTTTTTATTGTGCATAGTTATAACATCTCCTGGAGCATAAGCATTGCCTCCTGGTCTATTATCTGTTGCTGGAACCAAGCCTATTACATGATAAGGCAGTTTGTTTTTGGAGACAGCATATAAAGCACCAATAACAGCTGCTGCTCCACCCATATCGCACTTCATCATATCCATCGAATTTGGGGTTGGTTTTAAACTCAAACCACCTGTGTCATAAACAACTCCTTTTCCAACCAAAATAATTGGTTTTTTATTTTTTGCCTTAGCAGGTTTCCATTCTAAAATTGAAAATGTTGGTGGGTCAATACTTCCTTTATTCACCGCTAACAACCCTCCCATTTTAAGTGCTTCAATTTTTGATTTACTTAAAACTTCTATTTTATAACCAGCCTCTTTGCTAAGCTTTTTTGCTTCGTTAGCAAGTTGATTCGCATTTAAAAAGGATACTGGTTCGTTTACCAAATCTTTTGCGTGGTTAGTTGCTTTTGAAACATTAATAATCTCTTCTAACTCTGTATTGGTTATTTTAGAAAGTAGATTAACCTTTTGAAGACTGTTAACTTTTTTCTCGGAATAGTATTTTAAAAATTGATAGTTGCTTAATAACATTGCTTCAACAAAAGCAGGAGTAATCTCTAAATTTGAATTTACTGTTAGCTCTTTAACCTTTAATTCATTCGCTTTTTCTACCAACTTATTAGCCGATTTTCTAGCATTTTGGTGTGCTTTATAATCATCTCCTTTTTCAACAAAGACAACAAAAACAACTTGTGAAAACCTGTTTATTACAACAAGCTTAACATCTTCTTTTAGCTGACTTTTAGCGTAATTTAATTCGTTTTTTGTAAAGAAACTTTGGTCTATTTCTTTTTCAGTATTTACAACAAAAGCAATGTTGCTATTCGTATTTGCTTTGGCAATTTTTTTTATTTCCATTAACGATGATTTTTGTAGTAACTTTGAGTTGTTCAAAAGTAGGAATAATTAAAGATTTTACAACTATTTGAACTGTTTAATAGATACCACATGCAAGTACATTTGTTATTAGAAAGGGCTTTAAATTTTGAGTTTTTAAGTGCTGAAGAAGGTGAATTTTTGTTTAAAAATGCACCAACATCGGAGTTGATGTATGTAGCTAACGAGCTTCGAAAAATTAAAAAAAACAACAGCAAAAAGGTTACTTGGATAATTGACCGAAACCTAAATACAACAAATGTTTGTATAGCCAACTGTAAATTTTGCAATTTTTTTCGTGTTCCCGGTCATCCGGAGTCTTACATTACTTCAATGGATCAATATAAAATTAAAATTGAAGAAACCATCAAGTATGGAGGAGAGCAATTGTTGCTTCAAGGGGGTCATCACCCTGATTTAGGTTTGAAATTTTATATTGATACTTTTTCTGGGATTAAAAAAATGTTTCCAAACATTAAGCTTCATGCTTTAGGGCCGCCAGAAATTGCACACATCAGTAAATTAGAGGGTTTAACCCATATCGAAGTGTTGTCTGAATTAAAAAAAGCTGGATTAAATTCATTGCCTGGTGCTGGTGCTGAAATATTAAACGACAGGGTTCGACGATTGATTTCTAAAGGAAAATGTACTGGTAGGGAATGGCTAGATGTAATGCGAGCAGCACATCAGCTTAACTTAACCACCAGCGCAACCATGATGTTTGGACACATCGAAACCATTTCAGAGCGTTTTGAACATTTGGTGTGGCTAAGGGAGGTTCAAGCAGAAAAACCCAAAGAATCGAAAGGATTTATTGCGTTTATTCCTTGGCCGTTTATGGATGATGGCACTCTTTTAAAAAGAGTAAAGGGTGTTTCTAACAATGTAACTGATGACGAATACATTCGAATGATTGCTTTAAGCAGAATTATGCTTCCCAATATTGAAAACATTCAAGCTTCGTGGTTAACAGTTGGAGAAAAAACAGCTCAAATTTGTTTACATGCGGGAGCGAACGATTTTGGCTCAATAATGATTGAAGAAAATGTAGTTTCTGCTGCAGGAGCTCCACATCGATTTACTGCTGATGGCATTCAAAAAGCAATAAAAGAAGCCGGTTTTGAGCCACAACTTAGAACTCAAGAATATGAGGATAGAGCGCTTCCTGAAAACATGGAACAACAAGTAATTAATTATTAAAGAAAGTATAGAAGGTTAGGAGTTTATAAGTTTAAGCGACCAGTAAACAAATATTTAAACAACTAAAAAAGGTTTAATTTTAAATTTGGATTTGAAAAAACTGCTCTACATATTATTAATCTTTGTTTCAACAAATACCTTTGCTACCCACAACAGGGCGGGAGAAATCACTTATAGGCACATATCTGGGTTTACGTATGAAATTACAGTAACCACTTACGTAAAAGAGTCTAGCCCAGCAGACAGGCCAAATTTAGAGGTTTTTTGGGGGGATGGAACATCGGTTGATTCTATTCCAAGAACATCTTCTGTTTCACTTGGAAACGATATTGCTAAAAACATTTACATTCAAAACCATACTTACCCAGGGTCAAACCCTGTTCCTTATGTGATTAGGATAGAGGACCCTAACAGAAATGCGGATATTGCAAACATCCCAAACTCGGTTAATGTGGTGTTTTATATTGAGTCTTCATTAATTATTAATCCATTTGTTGGAATCAACAACTCGCCAATATTACTTAACCCACCTATTGACAATGCTTGTGTTGGTAAAATATTTGTTCACAATCCTGGTGCGTGGGATGTAGATGGGGATAGTTTATATTACACCATCCAAGATAGCAAACAGGCTGGTGGTAACCCAATTCCTGGCTACACTTTACCGCCAGCATCAAACTCTCTTACCATTAACAGCCATACTGGTGATTTGATTTGGGATTCGCCATTAATGGCAAGAGAGTTTAATGTAGCAATCCGCATAGATGAATACCGTAATGGCATAAAAATAGGAAGCATCCTTAGAGATATGCAAATAACGGTTGCACCGTGTAGCAATAACCCGCCTACAATTTCTGGTTCTATCGACACGTGTATTGTTGTTGGAGACACCTTAAACTTGTTGTATAATGCCTTAGATGTTGATGGAAACAGTATTACATTCACAGCTACAGGTGGACCTCTTTTTACATCGTCAAGCCCCGCAAGTTTTTACCCGTCATCATCTTCAAGCAATATGAATGGAAATTTTATTTGGGTTCCTGGTTGTTTAAACATTAGAAAAAGTAGCCACATTGTTTCTTTTAAAGCAATTGATAATGGCAACCCAAACCTTGTGGATTTTCATTCTTTATCGGTAAAAGTTATAGCGCCTGCCCCAAAAAGCTTAAACGCAACAGTACTAAGCAATGCCATAGCGTTAAATTGGGACAAAACCCCTTGTAGTCAGGCAGTTAAATATAAAATTTATAGAAAACAGGGTTCTTCTGGTTGGTCTCCAGCGTACTGCGAAACTGGCGTGCCTGCCTACACAGGTTTTCAATTGGTTGGAGAAACAGCAAATATTAATGACACCAATTACATTGACAACAACAATGGTCTTGGGCTAATTGCTGGTGTAACTTATTGTTATCGAGTAATCGCTATTTATCCTGATGGAAGCGAAAGCAAGGCTTCGGATGAGGTTTGTGAACAATTAATAAAAGATGTGCCAATCATCACCAATGTAAGTGTTAACAACACATCGCCTACAAACGGGTCAATGTATGTTGCCTGGTCAAAACCTACCGAATTTGATTTGGTTTTGTATCCTGGTCCTTATAGATATTTAATTTATAGAAGCCAGCAGTCTTCGTCAGCTTTTACTTTAATTGATTCAACAGCAACAATAAACGATACCATTTATACCGATACATTAATCAACACACAAAACTTTCAGTTTTATTACCGTGTTGATATGTATAACCTTACATCAGGAGCGAGAGAGTTAATGGGAAAATCAACTGTTGCTTCATCAAGCTTTCTTAATATTGTTCCATCTGACAATAGAATTACGCTGGTTTGGAATGAAGCGGTGCCTTGGACCAATACCGAGCATGTTATTTATAAACTAAACACAACAACATTAAACTACGACTCTATAGCCATTACCTCAAATATAAATTATGTAGATACGGGTTTGGTTAACGGGCAAACATATTGTTATCAGGTAAAAAGCATTGGTACATACTCATCACCAGGCTTGATAGACCCTATCATTAATTACTCTCAACAAAACTGTGCAGAACCTGTTGATAATGTAAAACCGTGTGCTCCATCGTTACAAGTAGAAGCGCTTTGTGAACAACAACAAAATAATATTACTTGGTCGAACCAATTTAGTAGTGTTTGTGATGACGATATTTTAGGATATAAAA
Encoded proteins:
- the pdxA gene encoding 4-hydroxythreonine-4-phosphate dehydrogenase PdxA; its protein translation is MSKRTNDKIRIGVSIGDHNGVGLEVIIKTFMDQQILELCTPIVYGSTKLANNYRKTLDVGEFSFNKINNADEASPKKANMVSCWSEEVELNLGTSTESAGKYAFLSLEAACKDLFDGKIDALVTAPINKDNIQSEEFNFAGHTEYLTEKFEGESLMLLNNDSLRVGIATNHIPVKEIAKNITVDKIFTKLKILSKSLVQDFAINSPRIAVLGLNPHAGDNGLIGKEEQEIITPAINSAKSIGLQVFGPYPADGFFGSGSYRKFDAILAMYHDQGLVPFKTLSFGEGVNFTAGLNVIRTSPDHGVAYDIAGKNIANEQSFRSAVYQAIDVFRNRQMDTEINENPLKVGKGK
- a CDS encoding leucyl aminopeptidase, translating into MEIKKIAKANTNSNIAFVVNTEKEIDQSFFTKNELNYAKSQLKEDVKLVVINRFSQVVFVVFVEKGDDYKAHQNARKSANKLVEKANELKVKELTVNSNLEITPAFVEAMLLSNYQFLKYYSEKKVNSLQKVNLLSKITNTELEEIINVSKATNHAKDLVNEPVSFLNANQLANEAKKLSKEAGYKIEVLSKSKIEALKMGGLLAVNKGSIDPPTFSILEWKPAKAKNKKPIILVGKGVVYDTGGLSLKPTPNSMDMMKCDMGGAAAVIGALYAVSKNKLPYHVIGLVPATDNRPGGNAYAPGDVITMHNKKTVEVLNTDAEGRMILADALSYAQKYKPELVLDAATLTGAAANAIGHYGVVAMGNADEKIMKKLKDSGNKVYERIVEFPFWDEYSEQLKSSIADMTNLGNGAGGAITAGKFLEKFTDYPYIHLDIAGPAFIKKPVDYISQGGTGVGVRLFYDFIKNY
- a CDS encoding CofH family radical SAM protein, with translation MQVHLLLERALNFEFLSAEEGEFLFKNAPTSELMYVANELRKIKKNNSKKVTWIIDRNLNTTNVCIANCKFCNFFRVPGHPESYITSMDQYKIKIEETIKYGGEQLLLQGGHHPDLGLKFYIDTFSGIKKMFPNIKLHALGPPEIAHISKLEGLTHIEVLSELKKAGLNSLPGAGAEILNDRVRRLISKGKCTGREWLDVMRAAHQLNLTTSATMMFGHIETISERFEHLVWLREVQAEKPKESKGFIAFIPWPFMDDGTLLKRVKGVSNNVTDDEYIRMIALSRIMLPNIENIQASWLTVGEKTAQICLHAGANDFGSIMIEENVVSAAGAPHRFTADGIQKAIKEAGFEPQLRTQEYEDRALPENMEQQVINY
- a CDS encoding gliding motility-associated C-terminal domain-containing protein; this encodes MKKLLYILLIFVSTNTFATHNRAGEITYRHISGFTYEITVTTYVKESSPADRPNLEVFWGDGTSVDSIPRTSSVSLGNDIAKNIYIQNHTYPGSNPVPYVIRIEDPNRNADIANIPNSVNVVFYIESSLIINPFVGINNSPILLNPPIDNACVGKIFVHNPGAWDVDGDSLYYTIQDSKQAGGNPIPGYTLPPASNSLTINSHTGDLIWDSPLMAREFNVAIRIDEYRNGIKIGSILRDMQITVAPCSNNPPTISGSIDTCIVVGDTLNLLYNALDVDGNSITFTATGGPLFTSSSPASFYPSSSSSNMNGNFIWVPGCLNIRKSSHIVSFKAIDNGNPNLVDFHSLSVKVIAPAPKSLNATVLSNAIALNWDKTPCSQAVKYKIYRKQGSSGWSPAYCETGVPAYTGFQLVGETANINDTNYIDNNNGLGLIAGVTYCYRVIAIYPDGSESKASDEVCEQLIKDVPIITNVSVNNTSPTNGSMYVAWSKPTEFDLVLYPGPYRYLIYRSQQSSSAFTLIDSTATINDTIYTDTLINTQNFQFYYRVDMYNLTSGARELMGKSTVASSSFLNIVPSDNRITLVWNEAVPWTNTEHVIYKLNTTTLNYDSIAITSNINYVDTGLVNGQTYCYQVKSIGTYSSPGLIDPIINYSQQNCAEPVDNVKPCAPSLQVEALCEQQQNNITWSNQFSSVCDDDILGYKIYKKDTMNGDYYLVTTLNGGSTLSFAHENLKSVAGCYIITALDSVGNESIYSDSVCVDNCPKYELPNVFTPGTDGMNDYFKPFPYRFVESVEIKIYSRWGNLVFETTNPDVMWDGKNQKGGKLSSDGVYFYTCKVNEIYLDGIKPRVIKGFVHLMSNK